In Nicotiana tabacum cultivar K326 chromosome 11, ASM71507v2, whole genome shotgun sequence, a single window of DNA contains:
- the LOC107824972 gene encoding endoglucanase 12-like: MHSANHWGGSLEIANNGDSTAEEYDRSRNLDWDKASINHQQQQQYNNYDQYSHRHNLDETQQSWLLGPPEKKKKKHVDLGCIVCSRKAFKYTIYGIIIAFLVIALPTIIAKTLPKHKTRPSPPDNYTIALHKALLFFNAQKSGKLPKSNGIPWRGDSGLKDGSKLTDVKGGLIGGYYDAGDNTKFHFPMSFAMTMLSWSVIEYEHKYRAIGEYDHVTDLIKWGTDYLLRTFNSTATKIDKIYSQVGGSLNNSRTPDDHYCWQRPEDMTYERPVQTANSGPDLAGEMAAALAAASIVFRDNTQYSRKLVKGAETLFAFARDFGKRTSYCRGNPYIEPFYNSTNYFDEFMWGSAWLYYATGNKTYISLATNPGLSKNSKAFFMIPDLSVLSWDNKLPAAMLLLTRMRIFLNPGYPYEEMLSSYHNVTSLTMCSYLQRYQVFNFTKGGLIQLNHGRGQSLQYVANAAFLASLFVDYMNATGVPGWNCGPTYISLDVLRRFATSQMNYILGDNPLKMSYVVGYGNKFPRHVHHRGASIPSGKTKYSCTGGWKWRDTSNPNPHNITGAMVGGPDKFDRFKDARKNFSYTEPTLAGNAGLVAALVSLTSSGGYGVDKNTIFSAVPPLYPMSPPPPPPWKP, encoded by the exons ATGCACTCAGCAAATCATTGGGGAGGATCATTAGAAATAGCGAACAACGGCGATTCAACGGCGGAGGAATACGATCGGAGTCGGAATTTGGATTGGGACAAAGCATCAAtaaatcatcaacaacaacaacagtataATAACTACGATCAATATTCTCATCGGCATaatttagatgaaacgcaacaGAGTTGGTTATTAGGTCCgccggagaagaagaagaagaaacacgtcGATTTAGGATGTATTGTTTGCAGCAGAAAAGCattcaaatatacaatttatGGAATTATTATCGCTTTTCTCGTCATCGCTCTGCCTACGATCATTGCCAAAACTTTGCCTAAGCATAAAACTCGGCCTTCTCCTCCTGATAATTACACTATTGCCCTTCACAAAGCTCTTCTCTTCTTCAACGCTCAAAAAT CTGGAAAATTGCCAAAAAGCAATGGGATCCCATGGAGAGGAGACTCAGGTTTAAAAGATGGATCAAAACTCACAGACGTTAAAGGAGGGCTGATTGGAGGGTACTATGATGCTGGAGATAACACAAAATTTCACTTTCCAATGTCATTTGCAATGACAATGTTGAGTTGGAGTGTCATTGAATATGAACACAAGTACAGAGCCATTGGAGAGTATGATCATGTCACAGATCTCATCAAATGGGGCACTGATTACTTGCTTCGTACTTTCAACTCCACTGCCACTAAAATTGACAAAATTTATAGCCAG GTTGGTGGTTCTCTAAATAATTCAAGAACACCAGATGATCACTACTGCTGGCAAAGGCCAGAAGACATGACTTACGAACGCCCTGTTCAAACAGCTAATTCGGGGCCTGATCTAGCCGGTGAAATGGCAGCAGCATTGGCTGCAGCCTCCATAGTATTCCGCGACAACACACAATATTCAAGAAAGCTCGTTAAAGGAGCAGAGACCCTGTTTGCTTTCGCCCGTGACTTTGGCAAACGGACTTCATATTGCCGCGGAAATCCTTACATTGAACCTTTCTACAACTCCACAAACTATTTCGACGAGTTCATGTGGGGATCAGCTTGGCTATATTATGCTACTGGCAATAAAACTTATATATCGTTGGCGACTAATCCTGGATTGTCCAAGAATTCCAAGGCGTTTTTCATGATCCCGGATTTAAGCGTGTTGAGCTGGGATAACAAATTGCCTGCAGCTATGTTGCTGTTAACTAGGATGAGGATATTCTTGAATCCAGGTTACCCTTATGAGGAAATGTTGAGTAGCTATCACAACGTCACTAGTCTTACCATGTGTTCCTACCTACAGAGGTACCAAGTCTTCAACTTCACCAAAG GTGGACTGATCCAGTTGAATCATGGCCGTGGACAATCGTTACAGTATGTGGCCAATGCAGCATTTTTGGCATCACTCTTTGTTGATTACATGAATGCCACTGGTGTTCCAGGATGGAACTGTGGCCCTACCTATATCTCCTTGGATGTTCTTCGCCGTTTTGCCACTTCCCAG ATGAATTATATTTTAGGTGACAATCCCTTGAAGATGAGCTATGTAGTAGGGTATGGAAACAAATTCCCAAGGCATGTACATCATAGGGGTGCATCAATACCCTCTGGTAAAACAAAGTACTCATGCACTGGAGGGTGGAAATGGAGAGACACCAGTAATCCCAATCCTCATAACATAACAGGAGCTATGGTAGGAGGACCTGATAAGTTTGATAGGTTCAAAGACGCGCGCAAAAATTTCAGCTATACAGAGCCAACACTAGCAGGAAATGCAGGACTAGTTGCTGCACTGGTTTCTTTAACCAGCAGTGGTGGCTATGGCGTTGACAAAAATACCATTTTCTCAGCTGTTCCACCTTTATATCCAATGAgcccacccccacctccaccatggAAACCATAA
- the LOC107824971 gene encoding beta-hexosaminidase 3-like isoform X2 — MPRVYLETVSTLGRVMGKLGAQSILFAVIVQILVISAAANIKNLRIWPMPLSVSYGHRTLQLSNDFVLKTEGSKYTDASGILKEGFSRLLDVVKVSHVVDANFSYVGPSPVLKAIQVVVLSPSDELQYGVDESYNLTIPAHGNPAYAHLTAKTVYGALHGLQTFSQVCHFNFTTRTIEVHQVPWTIVDRPRFSYRGLLIDTSRHYLPLPVILKVIDSMAYAKLNVLHWHIVDTQSFPLEIPSYPKLWNGAYSSSERYTVADAAEIVRYARRRGINVLAELDIPGHAQSWGNGYPSLWPSKDCQQPLDISNDFTFKVIDGILSDFSKIFKYRFVHLGGDEVDTSCWTLTPRIRKWLKQNKLNGTTAYEYFVLRAQKIALSHGYEIINWEETFNNFGNKLSPKTIVHNWLGGSVAQQVTAAGLRCIVSNQDKWYLDHIDTTWQDFYSNEPLTNITNPKQQRLVIGGEVCMWGEHIDGSNIETTIWPRAAAAAERLWTAYDNLAKNPSQVTRRLAHFRCLLNQRGVASGPLTGGGRAAPEDPGSCYQQ; from the exons atgccgagggtttatttggaaacagtctctaccctaggtaggg TGATGGGGAAGTTAGGAGCGCAGAGCATATTATTTGCAGTTATCGTTCAGATTCTAGTAATATCAGCAGCTGCTAATATTAAGAATTTGAGGATATGGCCGATGCCACTATCGGTTAGCTATGGACATAGGACTCTTCAACTTAGTAATGATTTTGTGCTCAAGACTGAAGGCAGCAAGTATACTGATGCCTCTGGAATTCTTAAGGAAGGTTTTTCTAGGTTACTTGATGTCGTTAAGGTATCTCATGTCGTTGATGCCAACTTCTCTTATGTTGGCCCCTCTCCGGTGCTAAAGGCAATTCAAGTGGTTGTCCTTTCTCCAAGTGATGAG CTACAATATGGTGTTGATGAGTCCTACAACTTGACCATACCAGCACATGGAAACCCAGCCTATGCACATTTGACG GCAAAAACAGTTTATGGGGCTTTGCATGGTTTGCAG ACATTTAGTCAAGTATGCCATTTTAACTTTACAACCAGAACAATTGAAGTTCATCAAGTTCCGTGGACCATAGTTGATCGGCCAAGATTCTCTTATCGAGGGCTTTTAATTG ACACTTCCCGTCACTATCTGCCATTGCCTGTGATATTGAAGGTTATTGATTCGATGGCTTATGCAAAGCTG AATGTGCTGCACTGGCACATTGTAGATACACAATCATTCCCACTTGAGATACCTTCATATCCGAAACTGTGGAATGGTGCTTACTCAAGTTCAGAGCGGTATACTGTAGCCGATGCTGCTGAGATTGTGAG ATATGCACGAAGACGTGGAATCAATGTATTAGCTGAATTAGACATTCCAGGACATGCTCAATCTTG GGGTAATGGCTATCCTTCTTTATGGCCGTCAAAAGATTGTCAACAGCCACTTGACATAAGCAATGATTTCACTTTCAAAGTAATAGACGGAATTCTCTCAG ATTTTAGCAAGATATTCAAGTACAGATTTGTTCATCTAGGAGGTGATGAAGTGGATACAA GTTGCTGGACGTTAACTCCTCGTATAAGAAAGTG GTTGAAGCAAAACAAGTTGAATGGAACCACTGCTTATGAATACTTCGTCTTGCGAGCGCAGAAGATAGCTTTATCTCATGGATATGAAATTATAAACTG GGAAGAGACGTTCAATAACTTTGGAAATAAGTTGAGCCCAAAAACTATAGTTCACAACTG GCTCGGGGGCAGTGTTGCTCAGCAAGTAACTGCAGCTGGATTGCGGTGCATTGTTAGCAACCAGGACAAGTGGTATTTGGACCATATAGATACCACATGGCAGGATTTCTATTCAAATGAGCCACTAACTAATATTACAAATCCCAAGCAACAACGGCTGGTTATTGGGGGTGAGGTATGTATGTGGGGTGAGCATATTGATGGATCAAACATCGAAACAACCATTTGGCCTCGCGCAGCTGCAGCTGCAG AGAGGCTATGGACTGCTTATGACAACCTTGCCAAGAATCCAAGTCAAGTTACTCGCAGGCTGGCTCATTTTAGGTGCCTATTGAATCAAAGAGGAGTGGCTTCTGGTCCATTAACTGGAGGCGGGCGAGCTGCACCAGAAGATCCAGGTTCTTGCTATCAGCAATAA
- the LOC107824971 gene encoding beta-hexosaminidase 3-like isoform X3: MGKLGAQSILFAVIVQILVISAAANIKNLRIWPMPLSVSYGHRTLQLSNDFVLKTEGSKYTDASGILKEGFSRLLDVVKVSHVVDANFSYVGPSPVLKAIQVVVLSPSDELQYGVDESYNLTIPAHGNPAYAHLTAKTVYGALHGLQTFSQVCHFNFTTRTIEVHQVPWTIVDRPRFSYRGLLIDTSRHYLPLPVILKVIDSMAYAKLNVLHWHIVDTQSFPLEIPSYPKLWNGAYSSSERYTVADAAEIVRYARRRGINVLAELDIPGHAQSWGNGYPSLWPSKDCQQPLDISNDFTFKVIDGILSDFSKIFKYRFVHLGGDEVDTSCWTLTPRIRKWLKQNKLNGTTAYEYFVLRAQKIALSHGYEIINWEETFNNFGNKLSPKTIVHNWLGGSVAQQVTAAGLRCIVSNQDKWYLDHIDTTWQDFYSNEPLTNITNPKQQRLVIGGEVCMWGEHIDGSNIETTIWPRAAAAAERLWTAYDNLAKNPSQVTRRLAHFRCLLNQRGVASGPLTGGGRAAPEDPGSCYQQ, from the exons ATGGGGAAGTTAGGAGCGCAGAGCATATTATTTGCAGTTATCGTTCAGATTCTAGTAATATCAGCAGCTGCTAATATTAAGAATTTGAGGATATGGCCGATGCCACTATCGGTTAGCTATGGACATAGGACTCTTCAACTTAGTAATGATTTTGTGCTCAAGACTGAAGGCAGCAAGTATACTGATGCCTCTGGAATTCTTAAGGAAGGTTTTTCTAGGTTACTTGATGTCGTTAAGGTATCTCATGTCGTTGATGCCAACTTCTCTTATGTTGGCCCCTCTCCGGTGCTAAAGGCAATTCAAGTGGTTGTCCTTTCTCCAAGTGATGAG CTACAATATGGTGTTGATGAGTCCTACAACTTGACCATACCAGCACATGGAAACCCAGCCTATGCACATTTGACG GCAAAAACAGTTTATGGGGCTTTGCATGGTTTGCAG ACATTTAGTCAAGTATGCCATTTTAACTTTACAACCAGAACAATTGAAGTTCATCAAGTTCCGTGGACCATAGTTGATCGGCCAAGATTCTCTTATCGAGGGCTTTTAATTG ACACTTCCCGTCACTATCTGCCATTGCCTGTGATATTGAAGGTTATTGATTCGATGGCTTATGCAAAGCTG AATGTGCTGCACTGGCACATTGTAGATACACAATCATTCCCACTTGAGATACCTTCATATCCGAAACTGTGGAATGGTGCTTACTCAAGTTCAGAGCGGTATACTGTAGCCGATGCTGCTGAGATTGTGAG ATATGCACGAAGACGTGGAATCAATGTATTAGCTGAATTAGACATTCCAGGACATGCTCAATCTTG GGGTAATGGCTATCCTTCTTTATGGCCGTCAAAAGATTGTCAACAGCCACTTGACATAAGCAATGATTTCACTTTCAAAGTAATAGACGGAATTCTCTCAG ATTTTAGCAAGATATTCAAGTACAGATTTGTTCATCTAGGAGGTGATGAAGTGGATACAA GTTGCTGGACGTTAACTCCTCGTATAAGAAAGTG GTTGAAGCAAAACAAGTTGAATGGAACCACTGCTTATGAATACTTCGTCTTGCGAGCGCAGAAGATAGCTTTATCTCATGGATATGAAATTATAAACTG GGAAGAGACGTTCAATAACTTTGGAAATAAGTTGAGCCCAAAAACTATAGTTCACAACTG GCTCGGGGGCAGTGTTGCTCAGCAAGTAACTGCAGCTGGATTGCGGTGCATTGTTAGCAACCAGGACAAGTGGTATTTGGACCATATAGATACCACATGGCAGGATTTCTATTCAAATGAGCCACTAACTAATATTACAAATCCCAAGCAACAACGGCTGGTTATTGGGGGTGAGGTATGTATGTGGGGTGAGCATATTGATGGATCAAACATCGAAACAACCATTTGGCCTCGCGCAGCTGCAGCTGCAG AGAGGCTATGGACTGCTTATGACAACCTTGCCAAGAATCCAAGTCAAGTTACTCGCAGGCTGGCTCATTTTAGGTGCCTATTGAATCAAAGAGGAGTGGCTTCTGGTCCATTAACTGGAGGCGGGCGAGCTGCACCAGAAGATCCAGGTTCTTGCTATCAGCAATAA
- the LOC107824971 gene encoding beta-hexosaminidase 3-like isoform X1: MPRVYLETVSTLGRGKSIVMGKLGAQSILFAVIVQILVISAAANIKNLRIWPMPLSVSYGHRTLQLSNDFVLKTEGSKYTDASGILKEGFSRLLDVVKVSHVVDANFSYVGPSPVLKAIQVVVLSPSDELQYGVDESYNLTIPAHGNPAYAHLTAKTVYGALHGLQTFSQVCHFNFTTRTIEVHQVPWTIVDRPRFSYRGLLIDTSRHYLPLPVILKVIDSMAYAKLNVLHWHIVDTQSFPLEIPSYPKLWNGAYSSSERYTVADAAEIVRYARRRGINVLAELDIPGHAQSWGNGYPSLWPSKDCQQPLDISNDFTFKVIDGILSDFSKIFKYRFVHLGGDEVDTSCWTLTPRIRKWLKQNKLNGTTAYEYFVLRAQKIALSHGYEIINWEETFNNFGNKLSPKTIVHNWLGGSVAQQVTAAGLRCIVSNQDKWYLDHIDTTWQDFYSNEPLTNITNPKQQRLVIGGEVCMWGEHIDGSNIETTIWPRAAAAAERLWTAYDNLAKNPSQVTRRLAHFRCLLNQRGVASGPLTGGGRAAPEDPGSCYQQ; encoded by the exons atgccgagggtttatttggaaacagtctctaccctaggtaggggtaag AGTATAGTGATGGGGAAGTTAGGAGCGCAGAGCATATTATTTGCAGTTATCGTTCAGATTCTAGTAATATCAGCAGCTGCTAATATTAAGAATTTGAGGATATGGCCGATGCCACTATCGGTTAGCTATGGACATAGGACTCTTCAACTTAGTAATGATTTTGTGCTCAAGACTGAAGGCAGCAAGTATACTGATGCCTCTGGAATTCTTAAGGAAGGTTTTTCTAGGTTACTTGATGTCGTTAAGGTATCTCATGTCGTTGATGCCAACTTCTCTTATGTTGGCCCCTCTCCGGTGCTAAAGGCAATTCAAGTGGTTGTCCTTTCTCCAAGTGATGAG CTACAATATGGTGTTGATGAGTCCTACAACTTGACCATACCAGCACATGGAAACCCAGCCTATGCACATTTGACG GCAAAAACAGTTTATGGGGCTTTGCATGGTTTGCAG ACATTTAGTCAAGTATGCCATTTTAACTTTACAACCAGAACAATTGAAGTTCATCAAGTTCCGTGGACCATAGTTGATCGGCCAAGATTCTCTTATCGAGGGCTTTTAATTG ACACTTCCCGTCACTATCTGCCATTGCCTGTGATATTGAAGGTTATTGATTCGATGGCTTATGCAAAGCTG AATGTGCTGCACTGGCACATTGTAGATACACAATCATTCCCACTTGAGATACCTTCATATCCGAAACTGTGGAATGGTGCTTACTCAAGTTCAGAGCGGTATACTGTAGCCGATGCTGCTGAGATTGTGAG ATATGCACGAAGACGTGGAATCAATGTATTAGCTGAATTAGACATTCCAGGACATGCTCAATCTTG GGGTAATGGCTATCCTTCTTTATGGCCGTCAAAAGATTGTCAACAGCCACTTGACATAAGCAATGATTTCACTTTCAAAGTAATAGACGGAATTCTCTCAG ATTTTAGCAAGATATTCAAGTACAGATTTGTTCATCTAGGAGGTGATGAAGTGGATACAA GTTGCTGGACGTTAACTCCTCGTATAAGAAAGTG GTTGAAGCAAAACAAGTTGAATGGAACCACTGCTTATGAATACTTCGTCTTGCGAGCGCAGAAGATAGCTTTATCTCATGGATATGAAATTATAAACTG GGAAGAGACGTTCAATAACTTTGGAAATAAGTTGAGCCCAAAAACTATAGTTCACAACTG GCTCGGGGGCAGTGTTGCTCAGCAAGTAACTGCAGCTGGATTGCGGTGCATTGTTAGCAACCAGGACAAGTGGTATTTGGACCATATAGATACCACATGGCAGGATTTCTATTCAAATGAGCCACTAACTAATATTACAAATCCCAAGCAACAACGGCTGGTTATTGGGGGTGAGGTATGTATGTGGGGTGAGCATATTGATGGATCAAACATCGAAACAACCATTTGGCCTCGCGCAGCTGCAGCTGCAG AGAGGCTATGGACTGCTTATGACAACCTTGCCAAGAATCCAAGTCAAGTTACTCGCAGGCTGGCTCATTTTAGGTGCCTATTGAATCAAAGAGGAGTGGCTTCTGGTCCATTAACTGGAGGCGGGCGAGCTGCACCAGAAGATCCAGGTTCTTGCTATCAGCAATAA